One part of the Phoenix dactylifera cultivar Barhee BC4 chromosome 4, palm_55x_up_171113_PBpolish2nd_filt_p, whole genome shotgun sequence genome encodes these proteins:
- the LOC103722932 gene encoding signaling peptide TAXIMIN 2-like, with the protein MARCRPLGFLLGLPFAMLALLLSLVGAVVWFIGFVLTCICPCCCGCCAWVANFAVDMIQLPVKSIRWFIDHIPC; encoded by the exons atggcTCGTTGCAGGCCTCTGGGATTCTTGTTGGGATTGCCCTTTGCCATGCTCGCATTGCTTCTGTCCCTCGTTGGAGCCGTGGTGTGGTTCATTGG ATTTGTTTTGACCTGTATTTGCCCATGCTGCTGTGGATGCTGCGCTTGGGTGGCCAATTTCGCGGTCGATATGATACAGCTTCCTGTTAAATCGATACGGTGGTTCATTGATCACATCCCTTGTTAA